The Planctomycetota bacterium genome has a window encoding:
- a CDS encoding DUF4240 domain-containing protein: MDKQLFWKLVADARETGGTNDEACCDALTDALAEMEGPEIITFDRIWREEVDDAYFWDLWIGAALLLNGADAELFTNFRHWLVGQGEEIYKASVTEPDSMTAFAGKMGDQNLTLMFDAAADAYMDVTGNTIPDPTLPPPIEPLGEEWDGSDEQAKARLPKLFQATRG; encoded by the coding sequence ATGGATAAGCAGCTATTCTGGAAGCTGGTCGCGGACGCGCGTGAGACCGGGGGGACCAATGACGAGGCGTGTTGTGATGCACTGACCGACGCTCTGGCCGAGATGGAGGGGCCGGAGATCATCACCTTCGATCGCATCTGGCGTGAGGAGGTGGACGACGCTTACTTCTGGGATCTCTGGATCGGGGCGGCGCTGCTGCTCAACGGGGCGGACGCGGAGTTGTTCACCAACTTCCGCCATTGGCTCGTCGGCCAAGGCGAGGAAATCTACAAGGCGTCGGTCACCGAGCCGGATTCGATGACGGCGTTCGCCGGGAAGATGGGCGACCAGAACCTGACGCTCATGTTCGACGCCGCGGCGGACGCGTACATGGACGTGACCGGGAACACGATCCCGGACCCTACTCTGCCGCCGCCGATCGAGCCGCTGGGTGAAGAGTGGGACGGCAGCGACGAGCAAGCCAAGGCCCGCCTGCCCAAGCTCTTCCAAGCGACACGCGGATGA